The region CATCCTGTCGCTTTTAGCAAAGGTCGCTTCGCCCATAAATTCCCTGCGGTGAGTTATCTTTATCTTTAGCTCGTCGTTTGAGTTAGGATCGAGCAAATTTTCTTTTGTAAGAGCCTCGGTGATTTGCTTGTTATACTTTTTCTCGATCATTTTTGGGCTTTGATAGAGAAATTTTGTCGGTTCGTGGCGCTGCACATGAGTGTAGCTAATGCCCTCAAATTTATACTTGCCAGCAAGTGGCACCTTTGGCTGAGATGAGCCACAACCTACTAAAAACAGCACTCCCAAAAGTAGCGCTAAAATCCTTTTCATCCCTCTCTCCTTAGTTTAAAAATTTAAAATTTCCTCTATCTTTAGCGTGTCATTTACGACCTTTTCAAGCTCGTCTAAATTTAGCATATTTGGTCCGTCACATAGCGCCTCGCAAGGGTTTATGTGCGTCTCATAGAAAAATCCATCCACCCCAACGCTAGCTGCTGCTCTTGCAAGATACGGCACAAACCTAGCGTCACCGCCGCTTTTTTCGCCAAGTGCGCTTGGCATCTGCACGCTGTGAGTAGCGTCAAAAATAACTGGCGCAAATTCTCTCATCATCACCAAATTTCTCATATCAACGACTAAATTTCCATATCCAAATGTGCTTCCACGCTCCGTTAGCCAGACGCCATTTGCCTTTGCAACCTCGTATCCATCGCCGCTAACTCCTCTTGTCTCAAGCACCTTTTTAACAGAGTGTTTCATCGCTGAAGCTGCTAAAAACTGCCCTTTTTTGATATTTACGACCGCTTTTGTCTTTGCAGCCGCTACTAGAAGGTCAGTCTGACGACACAAAAATGCAGGAATTTGCAGCACATCAGCCACTTCGCCAACAGGCTGAGCTTGATAGCTCTCATGGATATCGGTTAAAATTTTAAAGCCAAATTCTTTTTTCACCTCAGCTAAAATTTCACAACCCTTCTCTAGTCCAGGGCCACGAAATGAGCTAATACTCGTGCGATTTGCCTTGTCAAAGCTAGACTTAAAGTAAAAATCAAGCTTTGGATTTTCATTAAATTTAACTAGCCTTTTTGCCACTTCAAAAACAAGCTCCTTGCTCTCTATCACGCAAGGTCCAGCGATTAAGATCATCTTTTCTCCTTTATTTTTCTTTAACAACTAAAATTCCACTCACCACGACAAGCACGATACCTGCGAGCGCTAGGTGATTTGGCAACGCATCGCCCATAAAATAGCCAATAATAAGCGTAAAAATGACGTCAGCGTAGCTAACCGCAGCGATCACGCCAGCTT is a window of Campylobacter concisus DNA encoding:
- the kdsA gene encoding 3-deoxy-8-phosphooctulonate synthase, with the translated sequence MILIAGPCVIESKELVFEVAKRLVKFNENPKLDFYFKSSFDKANRTSISSFRGPGLEKGCEILAEVKKEFGFKILTDIHESYQAQPVGEVADVLQIPAFLCRQTDLLVAAAKTKAVVNIKKGQFLAASAMKHSVKKVLETRGVSGDGYEVAKANGVWLTERGSTFGYGNLVVDMRNLVMMREFAPVIFDATHSVQMPSALGEKSGGDARFVPYLARAAASVGVDGFFYETHINPCEALCDGPNMLNLDELEKVVNDTLKIEEILNF